Proteins found in one Larimichthys crocea isolate SSNF chromosome I, L_crocea_2.0, whole genome shotgun sequence genomic segment:
- the csf1ra gene encoding macrophage colony-stimulating factor 1 receptor isoform X1, producing the protein MQSYLALLLGIVASAAAAQWRRPVIKFNSKVVEGPEVVVKPGTSLDLKCEGDGPVNWQTRLAKHRRFVSKGNGNFRTLRVERPSAEFTGTYKCFYTAGSQNRELTTSVHVYVKDPNRVFWTSSTSLRVVKKEGEDYLLPCLLTDPSATDLGLRMDNGTTVPPGMNITVYRHRGILIHSLHPSFNADYVCTAKVNGVEKTSKAFSINVIQKLRFPPYVFLETDEYVRIVGEELKIRCTTHNPNFNYNVTWKYTTKSKAMVEEKVRSSGENRLDIQSILTISSVDLTDTGNISCIGTNEAGVNSSTTYLLVVDKPYIRLLPQLSPKLAYQGLSVEVNEGEDLELSVLIEAYPQITEHRWNTPTSPTSTQEHKLIRYNNRYHASLQLKRMNAQEQGEYTFYAKSDLANASITFQVQMYQRPVAVVRWENVTTLTCTSFGYPAPRIIWYQCFGIRPTCNENNTGLQMAVPLQAPTVEVQREEYGAVEVESVLTVGPSSRRMTVECVAFNLVGVSSDTFAMEVSDKFFSSTLIGAAGILTILLVLLVFLFYKYKQKPRYEIRWKIIEARDGNNYTFIDPTQLPYNEKWEFPRDKLKLAGKILGAGAFGKVVEATAYGLGEEKENAMRVAVKMLKASAHSDEREALMSELKILSHLGHHKNIVNLLGACTTRGPILVITEYCSLGDLLNFLRQKAETFVNFVMNIPDIMENSIDYKNICNQKQFIRSDSGISSTSSSSYLEMRPIQLPHMESSRDSVCEETGDWPLDIDDLLRFSFQVAQGLDFLAARNCIHRDVAARNVLLTNHRVAKICDFGLARDIMNDSNYVVKGNARLPVKWMAPESIFDCVYTVQSDVWSYGILLWEIFSLGKSPYPSMAVDSRFYKMVKHGYQMSQPDFAPLEIYMIMKMCWNLEPTERPTFSKITQMIERLLGDNPEREQLIYQNVQQQVTEGEVCDEPKCCDGPCDQSCDHEEEEQPLMKTNNYQFC; encoded by the exons ATGCAGTCCTACCTTGCTCTGCTGCTGGGGATTGTggcatctgctgctgcag CACAATGGAGGCGTCCGGTGATCAAGTTCAACTCTAAGGTGGTGGAGGGTCCTGAGGTGGTGGTTAAACCTGGGACCTCTCTAGATCTGAAGTGTGAGGGTGACGGGCCTGTGAACTGGCAAACGAGGCTAGCCAAACACAGACGCTTTGTGTCCAAGGGCAACGGGAACTTCCGCACCTTAAGGGTTGAACGTCCGTCTGCAGAATTCACTGGAACATACAAGTGTTTTTACACTGCTGGCTCACAGAATCGTGAACTGACCACCTCAGTGCATGTATACGTGAAAG ATCCAAACCGTGTATTCTGGACCAGCAGCACGTCCCTGAGGGTGGTGAAGAAGGAGGGTGAAGACTACCTGCTGCCCTGTCTGCTGACTGACCCATCAGCTACAGACTTAGGCCTTCGCATGGACAACGGCACTACAGTGCCACCAGGGATGAATATTACAGTTTACCGGCACCGTGGTATTCTCATCCACAGCCTCCACCCCAGCTTCAATGCTGACTACGTCTGCACAGCCAAAGTCAATGGAGTGGAGAAGACATCTAAAGCCTTTTCCATCAACGTCATTCAGA AACTTCGTTTCCCACCATATGTCTTCTTGGAGACAGATGAATATGTGCGCATTGTTGGGGAGGAACTCAAGATTCGCTGCACAACACACAATCCCAACTTCAACTACAATGTCACCTGGAAATACACCACAAAGTCG aAAGCAATGGTAGAGGAGAAGGTTCGCTCCAGTGGAGAAAATCGCCTGGATATACAGAGCATACTAACAATCTCTTCTGTAGACCTTACCGACACAGGAAACATTTCCTGCATTGGCACTAATGAAGCAGGGGTGAACAGTTCAACAACATACCTGCTGGTTGTAG ACAAGCCCTACATCAGGCTATTGCCCCAGCTCTCCCCTAAACTGGCCTACCAGGGTCTTTCGGTCGAGGTGAACGAGGGAGAAGATCTGGAGCTCAGCGTTCTCATCGAAGCGTACCCCCAAATCACAGAGCACAGATGGAACACCCCAACATCTCCTACGTCCACACAGGAGCACAAGCTCATCAGATACAACAACAG ataccATGCTAGTCTGCAGCTGAAGAGAATGAATGCACAGGAGCAAGGGGAATACACCTTCTATGCCAAGAGTGACCTAGCCAATGCATCCATCACATTCCAAGTCCAAATGTATC AGAGACCTGTTGCTGTGGTGAGATGGGAAAATGTAACTACACTCACATGCACCTCATTTGGCTATCCCGCTCCCAGAATCATCTGGTACCAGTGTTTTGGGATACGTCCTAC gtgcaatgaaaacaacacaggGCTACAGATGGCAGTCCCTCTCCAGGCTCCTACAGTGGAGGTCCAGAGGGAGGAGTATGGGGCTGTGGAGGTGGAGAGTGTCCTCACTGTGGGTCCGTCCAGCCGGAGGATGACGGTGGAGTGTGTAGCCTTCAACCTCGTTGGTGTTAGCAGTGACACTTTTGCAATGGAGGTTTCTG ATAAGTTCTTCTCTTCCACCTTGATTGGAGCAGCAGGCATTCTGACCATCCTTCTTGTACTActggtttttctgttttacaaatATAAGCAG AAGCCCAGGTATGAGATCCGTTGGAAGATTATCGAGGCAAGAGATGGAAACAACTACACCTTCATTGACCCCACTCAACTGCCATACAATGAGAAGTGGGAGTTCCCAAGAGACAAGCTGAAGCTAG CAGGGAAGATCCTCGGTGCAGGTGCGTTTGGAAAGGTAGTTGAGGCCACAGCCTATGGTctgggagaggagaaggaaaatgCGATGCGTGTGGCTGTGAAAATGTTAAAAG CCAGCGCTCATTCAGATGAGAGGGAAGCTCTGATGTCTGAACTGAAGATTCTGAGCCACCTTGGACACCACAAAAACATCGTCAATCTACTGGGAGCGTGCACCACCAGAG GACCAATTCTTGTGATCACAGAATACTGCAGCCTCGGCGACCTTCTCAACTTCCTTCGCCAGAAGGCAGAGACATTTGTAAACTTTGTTATGAACATTCCTGACATTATGGAGAACTCTATCGACTACAAGAACATCTGCAATCAGAAACAGTTCATTAGAAG TGACAGTGGGATCTCCAGTACATCATCAAGCAGTTACTTGGAGATGAGACCCATTCAGCTGCCACATATGGAGTCATCTCGAG ACTCTGTTTGTGAGGAGACTGGTGACTGGCCACTGGACATTGACGATTTGCTGAGATTTTCCTTTCAAGTGGCTCAAGGCCTTGACTTTCTGGCTGCCAGAAAT tgtATTCACAGAGATGTGGCTGCTAGGAACGTCCTCTTGACCAATCACAGAGTGGCCAAGATTTGCGACTTTGGTCTGGCACGTGACATCATGAACGACTCCAACTACGTGGTGAAGGGCAAC GCACGGCTGCCAGTAAAGTGGATGGCTCCAGAGAGTATCTTTGACTGTGTCTACACTGTGCAGAGTGATGTCTGGTCCTATGGTATCCTCCTGTGGGAGATCTTCTCTTTGG GCAAGAGCCCCTACCCCAGCATGGCTGTGGACTCCAGGTTCTACAAAATGGTGAAGCATGGCTACCAGATGTCCCAACCAGACTTTGCCCCCCTTGAGAT CTACATGATCATGAAGATGTGTTGGAATCTGGAGCCTACAGAGCGTCCGACTTTTAGCAAGATCACACAAATGATAGAAAGACTACTTGGAGACAACCCCGAACGGGAACAG TTAATCTACCAGaatgtgcagcagcaggtcaCAGAGGGTGAAGTGTGTGATGAGCCCAAGTGCTGCGACGGCCCCTGTGACCAGTCTTGTGACcacgaggaagaggagcagcCTCTGATGAAAACCAACAACTACCAGTTTTGTTGA
- the csf1ra gene encoding macrophage colony-stimulating factor 1 receptor isoform X2: MQSYLALLLGIVASAAAAQWRRPVIKFNSKVVEGPEVVVKPGTSLDLKCEGDGPVNWQTRLAKHRRFVSKGNGNFRTLRVERPSAEFTGTYKCFYTAGSQNRELTTSVHVYVKDPNRVFWTSSTSLRVVKKEGEDYLLPCLLTDPSATDLGLRMDNGTTVPPGMNITVYRHRGILIHSLHPSFNADYVCTAKVNGVEKTSKAFSINVIQKLRFPPYVFLETDEYVRIVGEELKIRCTTHNPNFNYNVTWKYTTKSKAMVEEKVRSSGENRLDIQSILTISSVDLTDTGNISCIGTNEAGVNSSTTYLLVVDKPYIRLLPQLSPKLAYQGLSVEVNEGEDLELSVLIEAYPQITEHRWNTPTSPTSTQEHKLIRYNNRYHASLQLKRMNAQEQGEYTFYAKSDLANASITFQVQMYQRPVAVVRWENVTTLTCTSFGYPAPRIIWYQCFGIRPTCNENNTGLQMAVPLQAPTVEVQREEYGAVEVESVLTVGPSSRRMTVECVAFNLVGVSSDTFAMEVSDKFFSSTLIGAAGILTILLVLLVFLFYKYKQKPRYEIRWKIIEARDGNNYTFIDPTQLPYNEKWEFPRDKLKLGKILGAGAFGKVVEATAYGLGEEKENAMRVAVKMLKASAHSDEREALMSELKILSHLGHHKNIVNLLGACTTRGPILVITEYCSLGDLLNFLRQKAETFVNFVMNIPDIMENSIDYKNICNQKQFIRSDSGISSTSSSSYLEMRPIQLPHMESSRDSVCEETGDWPLDIDDLLRFSFQVAQGLDFLAARNCIHRDVAARNVLLTNHRVAKICDFGLARDIMNDSNYVVKGNARLPVKWMAPESIFDCVYTVQSDVWSYGILLWEIFSLGKSPYPSMAVDSRFYKMVKHGYQMSQPDFAPLEIYMIMKMCWNLEPTERPTFSKITQMIERLLGDNPEREQLIYQNVQQQVTEGEVCDEPKCCDGPCDQSCDHEEEEQPLMKTNNYQFC, from the exons ATGCAGTCCTACCTTGCTCTGCTGCTGGGGATTGTggcatctgctgctgcag CACAATGGAGGCGTCCGGTGATCAAGTTCAACTCTAAGGTGGTGGAGGGTCCTGAGGTGGTGGTTAAACCTGGGACCTCTCTAGATCTGAAGTGTGAGGGTGACGGGCCTGTGAACTGGCAAACGAGGCTAGCCAAACACAGACGCTTTGTGTCCAAGGGCAACGGGAACTTCCGCACCTTAAGGGTTGAACGTCCGTCTGCAGAATTCACTGGAACATACAAGTGTTTTTACACTGCTGGCTCACAGAATCGTGAACTGACCACCTCAGTGCATGTATACGTGAAAG ATCCAAACCGTGTATTCTGGACCAGCAGCACGTCCCTGAGGGTGGTGAAGAAGGAGGGTGAAGACTACCTGCTGCCCTGTCTGCTGACTGACCCATCAGCTACAGACTTAGGCCTTCGCATGGACAACGGCACTACAGTGCCACCAGGGATGAATATTACAGTTTACCGGCACCGTGGTATTCTCATCCACAGCCTCCACCCCAGCTTCAATGCTGACTACGTCTGCACAGCCAAAGTCAATGGAGTGGAGAAGACATCTAAAGCCTTTTCCATCAACGTCATTCAGA AACTTCGTTTCCCACCATATGTCTTCTTGGAGACAGATGAATATGTGCGCATTGTTGGGGAGGAACTCAAGATTCGCTGCACAACACACAATCCCAACTTCAACTACAATGTCACCTGGAAATACACCACAAAGTCG aAAGCAATGGTAGAGGAGAAGGTTCGCTCCAGTGGAGAAAATCGCCTGGATATACAGAGCATACTAACAATCTCTTCTGTAGACCTTACCGACACAGGAAACATTTCCTGCATTGGCACTAATGAAGCAGGGGTGAACAGTTCAACAACATACCTGCTGGTTGTAG ACAAGCCCTACATCAGGCTATTGCCCCAGCTCTCCCCTAAACTGGCCTACCAGGGTCTTTCGGTCGAGGTGAACGAGGGAGAAGATCTGGAGCTCAGCGTTCTCATCGAAGCGTACCCCCAAATCACAGAGCACAGATGGAACACCCCAACATCTCCTACGTCCACACAGGAGCACAAGCTCATCAGATACAACAACAG ataccATGCTAGTCTGCAGCTGAAGAGAATGAATGCACAGGAGCAAGGGGAATACACCTTCTATGCCAAGAGTGACCTAGCCAATGCATCCATCACATTCCAAGTCCAAATGTATC AGAGACCTGTTGCTGTGGTGAGATGGGAAAATGTAACTACACTCACATGCACCTCATTTGGCTATCCCGCTCCCAGAATCATCTGGTACCAGTGTTTTGGGATACGTCCTAC gtgcaatgaaaacaacacaggGCTACAGATGGCAGTCCCTCTCCAGGCTCCTACAGTGGAGGTCCAGAGGGAGGAGTATGGGGCTGTGGAGGTGGAGAGTGTCCTCACTGTGGGTCCGTCCAGCCGGAGGATGACGGTGGAGTGTGTAGCCTTCAACCTCGTTGGTGTTAGCAGTGACACTTTTGCAATGGAGGTTTCTG ATAAGTTCTTCTCTTCCACCTTGATTGGAGCAGCAGGCATTCTGACCATCCTTCTTGTACTActggtttttctgttttacaaatATAAGCAG AAGCCCAGGTATGAGATCCGTTGGAAGATTATCGAGGCAAGAGATGGAAACAACTACACCTTCATTGACCCCACTCAACTGCCATACAATGAGAAGTGGGAGTTCCCAAGAGACAAGCTGAAGCTAG GGAAGATCCTCGGTGCAGGTGCGTTTGGAAAGGTAGTTGAGGCCACAGCCTATGGTctgggagaggagaaggaaaatgCGATGCGTGTGGCTGTGAAAATGTTAAAAG CCAGCGCTCATTCAGATGAGAGGGAAGCTCTGATGTCTGAACTGAAGATTCTGAGCCACCTTGGACACCACAAAAACATCGTCAATCTACTGGGAGCGTGCACCACCAGAG GACCAATTCTTGTGATCACAGAATACTGCAGCCTCGGCGACCTTCTCAACTTCCTTCGCCAGAAGGCAGAGACATTTGTAAACTTTGTTATGAACATTCCTGACATTATGGAGAACTCTATCGACTACAAGAACATCTGCAATCAGAAACAGTTCATTAGAAG TGACAGTGGGATCTCCAGTACATCATCAAGCAGTTACTTGGAGATGAGACCCATTCAGCTGCCACATATGGAGTCATCTCGAG ACTCTGTTTGTGAGGAGACTGGTGACTGGCCACTGGACATTGACGATTTGCTGAGATTTTCCTTTCAAGTGGCTCAAGGCCTTGACTTTCTGGCTGCCAGAAAT tgtATTCACAGAGATGTGGCTGCTAGGAACGTCCTCTTGACCAATCACAGAGTGGCCAAGATTTGCGACTTTGGTCTGGCACGTGACATCATGAACGACTCCAACTACGTGGTGAAGGGCAAC GCACGGCTGCCAGTAAAGTGGATGGCTCCAGAGAGTATCTTTGACTGTGTCTACACTGTGCAGAGTGATGTCTGGTCCTATGGTATCCTCCTGTGGGAGATCTTCTCTTTGG GCAAGAGCCCCTACCCCAGCATGGCTGTGGACTCCAGGTTCTACAAAATGGTGAAGCATGGCTACCAGATGTCCCAACCAGACTTTGCCCCCCTTGAGAT CTACATGATCATGAAGATGTGTTGGAATCTGGAGCCTACAGAGCGTCCGACTTTTAGCAAGATCACACAAATGATAGAAAGACTACTTGGAGACAACCCCGAACGGGAACAG TTAATCTACCAGaatgtgcagcagcaggtcaCAGAGGGTGAAGTGTGTGATGAGCCCAAGTGCTGCGACGGCCCCTGTGACCAGTCTTGTGACcacgaggaagaggagcagcCTCTGATGAAAACCAACAACTACCAGTTTTGTTGA